tCCTCCTCAAaagtaaacaaataaactatacccacgaaatgaatggtatggtaaacaacacagatcaattccaatgcaatgtcacacaaaatattgaaatcaaaatgaaaataaatcgaaatctatgaaaattcaatttatcaattcaattggaatcgtaacatatttagtatagcgtgtattgctattatgtgcaacagatagcgctgatttaaaaaaaaagtacgtttttacctgtcacaggtgtggcatctatatagtagttatatgaaaacacgcgtgtattcgaatggaacattgtgtcaaaatcctGGCTCAGGATCCTGATTTCaaaacaatcagtgaagaacttttggagattacagcgtgtgttgctcctaggtccaacagatggcactgttttgcaaaaaaaaaaaacatgtttttcctctcacccgtgaggcatgtatatagtaggtatataaaaacatgcgcctattcgaatgcaactttgtgtcaaaatttcaaagcagttggaaactcggatgcgaatggaacgttgtgtgaaaatttcaagttattgttattaacatctttattgacaaaatttagcATAtaatgaggatttcaattaagcgttattaaagtgaggataatgctggtattcactgtcacgcaggacagagggtcatacacaagacaataggtctaaactgtaggctgaagcacatgtatatcatggttacaatcaatgttttaatgtatgaatatgtgaaaacaactttctgttGTGCACTGTCACACAAGGGCAAGCAAtcgttgaagaactttcggaaattagcgattttgaacaaacgaacatttacatttttatttatataaatttcaaTTCAAAAAATCCTGGTAAAAGAATCCGAAAAGAATTTAAATAATTTGTTTAGTTAAGCAGGCTTCATAATTGAGGAGCAAATCACAAAGTTGCTTAACATATACATTAACATTCTATTCACAGATATGGTTCGTTTAACTAAAGTAACATATGATTACAGTCACAAAAATGGTTTAGAAAATATAACCCAATGTTTTATAAACTGACAATATAAAAGCTTTTACAATTTGacaagtttgtgtgacaataacTTACATATATGGTGTACAAGTCATTATATCTCTTGCCTCAAATCTGAGATAGAATTACATGGGTTGTGATTAAATAACATTACTATAGCTAACGTTGGCAATGCAAGTTTCTATGCAATGTCCGAACTATATGCAACACACCCGAAACACTGAGTAATTTGTGTCTTTATATAACATACTATGTAACCATTGCATTGTTTCCCTATGTATATTTtagaaataaaatatttttataataGGCAAGTCTGGTATTTCTGGCTTGGAGTTGGGATAATATATCTGATACCATAAATATGGAAATATCTTGAACATTAGTGATAGAGTTGTTTGTAAACTCTTGGTTTTTCCAGACTGCTAAGAGGCAATCCAAAGTTGTAATCAACTTCCTCATTAACAACATAGTTTGAATGTAAAATTACGAAACGGTGATCTTCTTCTTCCAGTAGACTACTGGTAGATGATAGAGGATGACATAAAGGTCAAGATAGTTAACTGAAGATAAGCTTCTTGATCCAGTAGACTGATGTTGCATGACAGAAGTTGACGTAAAAGTTAATACAGTTTAACTAAAAGCGATCTTCTTGATCCAggcgaggtaggcaggaaggcggACGTTGACATAGAGGCCAGGGAAGTCCTTCTGACCACAGCCCACACCACGGGACACGATGCCAGCCAGGACGTAGAAGCCATCTTTGTTCCGGGCCACGATTGGTCCCCCGGAGTCTCCCTGCGGTAGAAAAATGCTTCAGGTTATGGATGAATTGTTTAGCGTGTGAAAGGAAACACACTTCAGCTTATTGGCAGGTGATTTGTACGGTGGAAGGACACTtcaggtgttgtctggggtcaggacGACGTCCAAGACTCTTGGTGTAAATAGTGTAGAGAATAATTCGCAATAAGGTGcctgaaataattataaaatcctacatatattaaataaaaagtgtcatgacgtttcggtccgtcttgaaccCTTATCAAGTCGGTGCGTCCTAGTCCCTTACTAAGTAGTTACAAGTCACGGCTTGAGAAGGTTCCAGGACTGACGGAAACATGGTTACTCTCAATATTTACAATATTCAAGTAAATATTGCTATACAGATAGATGACCGCTGAGCTCATAAAATATTTCCTACACATCAAAATTCTGTTCgtttatatattaataaatacattaaatgttgaaaaacatatTTTGAAAAGAGCACCAAGCAGGGCCCGATCCCACGACCTGACCATCGCcacatcaataattaaacaagagAGTTTTGGCAGTTTCACTCTTTCTTTCACAAACTCTTTGTGACGACCACACATAATCACGATTATTTTCATTACGAGTACAACTTTTGGCCTGCACGTAATTAGTTTCTTAATAAATCCTGCAAAGACAGTACCTATCGAGTAACCTCTGTAACTGATCCactgtactaggtgagtactgtatattttatgaatttattattatagttcttcttcttcttcctatcataattatttattattattattattattattattattattattattattattattattattattattactttaaggTCACTAAAACTCATGAACGCAAATGAGTTCACTAATTTACCTGGATTCAACTGAGGGCCAATATCTAGTGGCCTCGGAGGGGGAACAGGAACccgacagtgtgtcaaaaaatcctccctaccccctccccaccattGTTTCTGAGGATTTTGTCTACCTGGATTTTGAACTAATATAATGTTGTCCAACGAAATATATTGGCTTACCTGACACGAATCTCTTCCACCGTTGAGATCTCCTGCACACACAGTCTCCTCTCCAACACCCTGAGGCCAGGAGATGCTGTACTCCAGCAGAGTGGAGTAACTTTTATCACACTGGGAAGGCGGGAACACCGTCAACTGCACCTCCTGCAGCACCGAGCTTGGGAACCCAGCTGGGGAATTTAAAAGTTGTATTAATGCTACCCGACCACTTGGCCTGGTTGGTAGAGCAAAGATCTGGCATCTTGCAGGATCGGCGTTTGATCCTTGATGGTCAATGAGGTTgggcttctaagtgctatattggtaggcaattatcaggagaaaaccatattgactatatagcactttgaaggtatatataaatttgggataggatggagggaaggaatggtggtcaaccacttggacaaccgaggatcgaacgccgaccttgcaTGAAACCAGAGCCGTTGCTCTACCAACCAGACCAAGTGGTGAATGATCATACTAGCAGAgcactttcttctgataattaccttaccttactaccGATAATACAGTCACTAGTTTAATTTATTTTACTCATAAGTTACaaataaattttttatttttttttatttttatttttacatgcaaagtatgcaatttaaatacaataaaaacaagcaaaaaaacatagaaaacataacagaacaaaacaaaacaatagaccaccggccagaagggccgacagctcaatacaacaaaatacaaacacgataaatgcagTGAAAAACACAGCAGACATCAAGGCACATAATAGAAAACAatgtcaaacaagcaagcacagtaacatgtCAAAACAAAACATCATAAAACAAAAACATCAAGAGGCCTAAGAGGAAACATAACCGGACAATCACAAtacacaacaaacaaaacaaaaataataaacaaGCACAACATGTAAAGCAATAATAAAACACCAGTGTAAACATACAGcacagaaacaagacatgaataaaggcatgaataaaaacatgaataaaaacactcacaccaaaccaaCCACCCCGCAACAAACAAAGGCCGagaccaaaataaacaataataataaacaagcaatccatgcaaatcagaaaataaacattagtacatacacaacaacaaaacACGCATTGGCCTGAAGGACTGAGAACAAAACACAGCAGAAAGGACATcatgaaacaaaacaagaaaagcatacagcacacaacaagctaagaagaaaaacacatGCGAGCAAAGCAGAAGGATAACATACACAGCAAAGTAAAATCAGCTGacatatttgcccgggaacaTGACGTTGGGATACTGCACATTAAACGTCTCCCAAAGCAGGCACCTCCCCCAAGAGGTTTGACCCATCACCGGGGGCGCCATTTGAACcggaaccccggcaacaaacacccgcagacAGGGAACCCATATGGTGTCCCTCCGGATGCGAGTAACCGCCACACTATCCCATACACCTGGAACCCGCTCATCAGAAAAGTCCTCCGGCCTTTCAGAcagcaggaactcggcaacccAGGCCTTCATGTCCTCAAAACGCAACCCCACAGGAGGAGGCTggacagagggcaccaccacaggggcaccagcggccacgggcacaccacctgaCGACTGGAGGGAAACATGGCGGCGCACATCCTTTCGtaaagtcaccaccaggccacgcccagcaccagcatcctcacCATCCCTGGCATCGGAAGCCACCACATCCCACTGCGGCGAGCCCCCGGGCGGGGAAGGAACAggaggcacacccgagacacaggcatcagcaccagcaggcacatgtacctccgccaccaccaaccgtaGAGACAACGACTCATCCGGAGCCACGCCGTCATCACCTGAAGACcaacagtcactgaagtcccgaacatcagcccaggcagtagacgaacgcctggaacgtttgggctctggccggatatcgtcagagccggaagcagatcCAGAAGCACGGGCACCACTAGCTGGACGAACTGACgctcgacgcagaacggcagcagcctcgacCACAGGAGGAACCGGACCACATACAGCAGGAGGctacgcagccaccccagcacccagcacagtaaTGACTCGAGGTGCGGACGCAGGGCCAGGTTCCACATCCGAAGATGAGGAAGCAGACGGCGCTGCCTCACAGGGAGTACCAGGAAGGTCCACAGGAGCGGCtgggccagagacatggtcaggaggaacattcgacggcaccgcaacatccggaggagggtctgcgacaaccgggggaacgtctggcgacgctgggggagcctcagcagTGAACGGGACGCTGACCTCCTCACCCCTGgagtcctccagagggagcggtgggaaatcctcttcacggaacaAGCTCAtgggagcgaccggatcagcagtacacccggcagcctgatgccccaacaagccacaccggaaacaagtacggggttgtcgggcataatacacccgcacgtagtaccctaacAGCCGGACAGATGACGGAATGTCCGAcgtcagtcgcatcccgagggtccgaatgttggtcttcacacccgaatacgtgccagacaaTAGCGAATTCATctgcacactgacgacggagccgtacctctggaagaaacgccggaggagagtctcatgaacctccatgggggcgccatggacACTTACATATGTTACAGCCCCACTACGGTTCAAAATACGCCCTTCGTACGCTCTTCGTACCTCCGGAGAAAATCATGGTAcactgcctcacccacaaacttgatgatgacaCGTCGAGCAGTGACCAGTTCGACACCATATACGTCCTGGACTGGGACTCGTAGCTTGTCACTCAAGACCAAgtccaccagcgggtaaccagcacggccagtaaactaaaATCCTATGGAGTTTATCCTCACGACAGCTGGAATAGAGCCGCCCATCGCAAACACGCCACGTTcctaccaccaggaacagcagggagggtagagacacccacaccccctgctggcgaaaaCGGCAACTACCCCAAAACTGCCGGAGTGGGCAAACGACACGTCCACACCGCACGGCAGCTGAGGCGAGACTCAGTTACAAATAAATGATTGTAAATATGTAAGGATTAAATATTTAGTCACTGACCAAACTCTGTGTCGCCCCAGCCAGTTAAAATGACTGTCTGATCCACCAGCCTCTGAGTGCTCTCATTCCCCCACGGCAGACACACCGGGTTGATCGTTGGCTGAAACAAGTAGGAGAATATATTTatcgatataaaaaaaatattctaAAAGTTAGAAACATAAATAATATTTACAAAAATTAATAATGGAAGCCCTCGAATGGTACATTGAAGATTCGTGACCATACACGGGTACATTACTTTGTACTTTACCACTTAACCTTACATAATCCAAATTAATCTTACCTAACCATATATAACCTAAATTGACCtaccctaatctaacctaacctaaactaatctaatCAAACCATGTCCAAACCAAATTTTCCTTACTTAACCCAACAGAGCCTAAtacagcctaaactaatctaatacATCATAAGAAATATATATCTGAATTGTTGTCATATATATGAcaacaattcatatatatatattgttcataATTCCACAAATGTTGTCCACAAttccgtggaaataaactttCCATTCTAGCTCGGTCTCACATTCGAGGGGTCTACGGtttgagtctcctagagcccaggtgaatgaaacatATTCATGGTTTTGCAATCAGATAAAGAGATGGTTTGTGGAGCATCTTTTAACATCTTAAAATGTGCTTCGAATTCCGGTATTATCAAATAAGCACAGAGCAAAGTTCTGTTGCTATACTTTACTAGTTTGTTGCTATACTTTACTAGTTTGTATTATTCAATTAATGCTTTACGCTTTAATCGAAAAAAATAGTGTTTACAAATGGTATTTTTTCTGAAAAGGCAGGTTATtaacctagctcctcttttcaagCAAAAACTGGAAGGCTGAAAAGACCCAATAAtttcagtgagtgagtgagtgagtgagtgagtgagcgagtgattgagtgagtgagtgagtgagtgagtgaatgtgtgagtgtgagtgtgagtgtgagtgtgagagtgagagtgagtgtgagtgtgagtgtgagtgtgagagtgagagtgagagtgagagtgagtgtgagagtgagagtgagagtgagagagagagagacagacagagagtgagcgagagagagacagagagtgagcgagagagagagagagacagacagagtgagcgagagagagagagagagagagagagagagagagagagagagagagagagagagagagagagagagagagagagagagagagagagagagagagagagagacacagagagagaggggggggggggggagagtgcacTTACTTTAAGTCTGACCCTCTTGTCCAGCTTGATGAGGGCCAGGTCATGATAAGCCTGCGGATGGAAGTATTCCGGGTGAAGGAGGGTCTTGTCCACCCCATAATCCTCGTGGGCCGCCCCGTCGTTGTTGTCACTGTAGTCGTGTTCTCCCAGACGAACTACTTCAACTGTCCTAAAATGTTATTACCAACATATCTATGTAAACGCCTTCCAACACATCCACTTAACAATTGCATTAAATCTAACCCTAGTCGCCTATCGATTATATGTGTAACTTTAAAATTTAGTTAAGGAATGAGTTTTATTTCAACATTGATTTATATATTCGTCATACAGTttggactcccccccccccaaaaaaaaaatagtctTTGTCTACGGAGCTCAGTTATTATTTTCACTAATATACAGTCCTTCTCACCTTCTTCTGTATGGCAATTATGGCATTAAGATATTAAATGCCATAATTGTTAATTATGGCTTATAAATAATAAggaagttgtactcacctggcgGTCAAACAGTGAAGAGCTGTGAGGACCCACAAGTCATTGATCAGAACACCGCCGCAGAACCAGTTATTGCTATCACCACTGCGCTCTCCCAGCAACGCCTGTGTGGACGAGTGTTTGTCAAGGTATGGATGATTCAAATATAtgtagagattatatgttccttgataggGCCTTGCTTTTTATGCTTTGTTAGGCGTCTTGAAGggatattgttgtcttgcctatatatcaggttcgttggggctgacagtaaccacgtgggcatgtgaaggcatagacgacattcatCTCTTTCAAGAGGTTTGGTTTGGGGTTAAGAGAGTTTTTAATGGGcaagttggcagttttcttgcccTTATAGTATATTATTACTTCAGCCTTCTGGGTGGTGTCGGTAAGGGTCCCATTTCCACCAATAATGTTTTTCAGGCATTTTGTGGGCCGAGGAGAAGTAGTTCCTGTAGAATATTTTAACTGTAGGAACTGGTAATGTATTGTTTTCTGTTTCGTCTGAGGTTGCTTGGCGACTCACCCTCCACTTGATGATCGCTTCGACATAACCGTTAGAGTCCATTACTGATCAGGACCTgccagactccgtaccaatatagaggaATCAggagaaagtatgggccaataggccctttgcagttacttccaatcTTATATGGAATGgaagtaacatatatatatatatatatatatatatatatatatatatatatatatatatatatatatatatatatatatatatatatatatatatatatatataactgaaaactcacaccccagaagtgactcgaacccatactcccaggagtaacacaactggtatgtacaagacgccttaatccacttgaccatcacgaccggacaaaatgaggtgatagccgaagctatttgaaccaccccaccgccggcactcggatagtaatcttgggcatagcattttaccaaatcacctcattctttggggcacacgtgaggaacacaaatgcgaacaagcctgaatggtccccaggacaatatgcacctgaaaactcacaccccagaagtgactcgaacccatactcccaggagtaacacaactggtatgtacaagacgccttaatccacttgaccatcacgaccggacaaaatgaggtgatagccgaagctatttgaaccaccccaccgccggcactcggatagtaatcttgggcatagcattttaccaaatcacctcattctttggggcacacgtgaggaacacaaatgcgaacaagcctgaatggtccccaggacaatatgcaactgaaaactcacaccccagaagtgactcgaacccatactcccaggagtaacacaactggtatgtacaagacgccttaatccacttgaccatcacgaccggacaaaatgaggtgatagccgaagctatttgaaccaccccaccgccggcactcggatagtaatcttgggcatagcattttaccaaatcacctcattctttggggcacacgtgaggaacacaaatgcgaacaagcctgaatggtccccaggacaatatgcaactgaaaactcacaccccagaagtgactcgaacccatactcccaggagtaacacaactggtatgtacaagacgccttaatccacttgaccatcacgaccggacaaaatgaggtgatagccgaagctatttgaaccaccccaccgccggcactcggatagtaatcttgggcatagcattttaccaaatcacctcattctttggggcacacgtgaggaacacaaatgcgaacaagcctgaatggtccccaggacaatatgcaactgaaaactcacaccccagaagtgactcgaacccatactcccaggagtaacacaactggtatgt
This genomic stretch from Procambarus clarkii isolate CNS0578487 chromosome 22, FALCON_Pclarkii_2.0, whole genome shotgun sequence harbors:
- the LOC123758752 gene encoding venom protease isoform X1, with the translated sequence MQVRSRLVASVWVNPKVDRNNIMGASELASFLLLATVVLASVISTLAQGSGSCKSPTGVRGRCVDIRQCPSAIRTFHRIRPPPCSIDTLICCLAAPGTSPGRILDISPPIVNFQCGQNVFQTFNLVTEPIGEVRSLRQGSTDGAGVETAVVARGATPPRRPGIPPVDESRTIVQHVALSNGTIVEITAEEAIGGVIALKNNWPWMALLGERSGDSNNWFCGGVLINDLWVLTALHCLTARTVEVVRLGEHDYSDNNDGAAHEDYGVDKTLLHPEYFHPQAYHDLALIKLDKRVRLKPTINPVCLPWGNESTQRLVDQTVILTGWGDTEFAGFPSSVLQEVQLTVFPPSQCDKSYSTLLEYSISWPQGVGEETVCAGDLNGGRDSCQGDSGGPIVARNKDGFYVLAGIVSRGVGCGQKDFPGLYVNVRLPAYLAWIKKIAFS
- the LOC123758752 gene encoding venom protease isoform X2, which gives rise to MGASELASFLLLATVVLASVISTLAQGSGSCKSPTGVRGRCVDIRQCPSAIRTFHRIRPPPCSIDTLICCLAAPGTSPGRILDISPPIVNFQCGQNVFQTFNLVTEPIGEVRSLRQGSTDGAGVETAVVARGATPPRRPGIPPVDESRTIVQHVALSNGTIVEITAEEAIGGVIALKNNWPWMALLGERSGDSNNWFCGGVLINDLWVLTALHCLTARTVEVVRLGEHDYSDNNDGAAHEDYGVDKTLLHPEYFHPQAYHDLALIKLDKRVRLKPTINPVCLPWGNESTQRLVDQTVILTGWGDTEFAGFPSSVLQEVQLTVFPPSQCDKSYSTLLEYSISWPQGVGEETVCAGDLNGGRDSCQGDSGGPIVARNKDGFYVLAGIVSRGVGCGQKDFPGLYVNVRLPAYLAWIKKIAFS